Proteins encoded together in one Xenopus laevis strain J_2021 chromosome 6L, Xenopus_laevis_v10.1, whole genome shotgun sequence window:
- the LOC121394559 gene encoding uncharacterized protein LOC121394559 isoform X1, translating into MTAEHCLSYKLCYQTRRWQFLALAVNFSFYPSVFSALKKDCSNSDGFPRPMRISHAQKRLALSNMKLEIKEDSIYAATAEDPGFLPLILYIAIAGLHLLKKD; encoded by the exons ATGACGGCAGAGCACTGTCTCAGCTACAAGCTGTG TTATCAGACTCGGCGTTGGCAGTTCTTGGCACTTGCTGTGAACTTCAGCTTTTACCCATCCGTATTCTCTGCTTTG AAAAAGGACTGCAGCAACTCTGATGGATTTCCTCGACCAATGAGGATTTCACATGCACAAAAACGACTTGCTTTATCCAACATGAAGCTTGAAATAAAGGAGGATTCCATATATGCTGCAACTGCAGAGGATCCTGGCTTTTTACCACTTATTCTTTACATTGCAATAGCTGGCCTGCATTTACTAAAGAAAGACTAA